GGTCTATGACCGCGGCAACGGTGCTACCATCATGCTCTATAACCGCCGCAAGCAGAGCGTGGTCCTGGTGCGCCAGTTTCGCGTCGCGACCTGGGTAAACGGCAATGAAGACGGCATGTTGATTGAGACCTGCGCTGGGCTGTTGGATAACGACGAGCCAGAAGTGTGCGTGCGCAAAGAAGCTATCGAAGAGACCGGCTTTGAGGTCGGCGAAGTTCGTAAACTGTTCGAGCTGTATATGTCCCCCGGTGGCGTCACCGAGCTTATCCACTTCTTTATCGCTGAATACAGCGATGCCCAGCGGGCTAACGATGGCGGCGGGGTTGATGATGAAGAGATTGACGTGCTTGAGCTGCCTTTCAGCCAGGCGCTGGAGATGGTGGCGAATGGGGAAATACGTGATGGCAAAGCAGTGATCCTCCTGCAATATTTGCAAACTTCCGGGCTGATGACGCGGGATATCTGATAAATCCGATTGAGTAAAAGCTCGCCGCTGGTGAACATAACCGCTGTTAATCGTGTTCTCACCGGGGTCGTGCCGCTCATGTTGTATCGGGTTATTTTGTTCCTGCTTTTCGGTTTGCTGCCGACTTCGTCGGCGTGGGCGGCACCGGCGCAACAGCTCTTTAGCGACTGGATGGTAACCTGCAATAATCAAAACTTCTGCGTCGCCCGCAACGTTGGGCTACATCATGGGCTGGTAATGACCCTCACTCGCAGCGCCGGAGCGGCCACCAATGCCAGCCTGCGCATCGAACTTGGCGGCGTGGGCAACCCGGTTGCTACCCTGGCGCCGATTGCGCCTCGTCTTCTCCTCGACGGTCAGTCCCTGACGTTGGGCGATGAACACTGGCAGATTGCCGATAAACTCCTTAAAACTGACGATAGCGCCACCATTAATGCCTTCCTGCAACAAGTGCAGGAAGCGCAGGCGATTACCCTCGAAAATGGCCTGCAGAAGATTTCTCTGCAGGGACTGAAGGCTGCTTTGTTGTTTATTGATAACCGACAAAAGCGGGTGGGTAGCGAAACAGCGTGGATTGGTAAGGGAGAAGAGCCGCCGCTCAGCGTTCCGCCAGCGCCTGCGCTGCGGACGGTAGCGAAAGTGGATATGACGCAATCGCCCCTCAGCCGTGATGAGCTTAACGATCTGATGGATTACGGTAACGAACGAATGAATAACAGCGCCTGTTCACTGGACCCGTTTCGCCGCGAGGTACGGGTTGCCGCGCTGACCGACGATAAAGTTCTGCTGATGACCAGCTGTGAAGCGGGCGCTTACAACACCATCTGGTTGGCCTGGCTGGTGTCGCGCCAGCGTCCATTTATTGCCCGCCCGCTACGCCTGACACTGCCTTTCCAGCCCCCCGGCGATGCGCCCCGCGCGATTGAGCTGGTTAACGCCAGCTATGACGATCGGCACCAGGAACTGGTGACGCTGGATAAAGGGCGTGCGCCCGGCGACTGCGGGACGCAAACGCGCTGGCGCTATGACGGCCAGCGGTTTAGCCTTGTGCGCTACGCCCGGCAGCCGCAATGCGATAACTGGCAGGGGCCAGACGCCTGGCCCACTTTATGGGTTACCCGTTCAGTTGCGCAGCCGCCACGCTGACAAGATACTCAACGGTGAAACCCGTTCTGTAATTCATCCGCCACGCTGACGATATGATCAACGGTAAAGCCGAAGAACGGGAAGAGGTCATCCGCCGGGGCCGATTCGCCAAAGCCGGTCATACCGACAACCTTGCCTTTTAAGCCGACGTATTTATACCAGTAGTCGGCGATCCCGGCCTCGACGGCGACGCGAGCTTCTACGCCCGATGGCAGGACCGATTCCCGATACGCCTCGTCCTGGGTATCAAACACATCGGTTGACGGCAGGGAGACGACACGAACATTCACCCCGTTGGCGAGCAGCTTCTCCGCTGCCAGCACGGTAATCTCCACTTCCGAACCGGTGGCGATCAGGATTAGATCCGGCTTGCCGCCGGCGTCCTTCAGTATGTATCCGCCGCGCGCAATATTCTGCACCTGCTCCGGCGTGCGCGCCATCTGCGTCAAATTTTGTCGTGAGAGAATGAGCGCAGTCGGTCCGTTGTGACGCTCTACCGCCAGTTTCCACGCTACTGCGGCTTCCACCTGATCGCACGGTCGCCAGGTGCTGAAATTCGGCGTCAGGCGCAGGCTGGCAAGCTGTTCCACCGCCTGGTGAGTTGGGCCATCTTCCCCAAGTCCAATGGAGTCGTGGGTATAAACCATGATTTGCCGCGCTTTCATCAGCGCCGCCATCCGCGCCGCGTTGCGGGCATACTCGACAAACATCAGGAAGGTGGCGGTATAGGGGACAAACCCGCCGTGATGCGCGATGCCGTTGGCAATGGCGGTCATGCCGAATTCGCGCACCCCGTAGTGAATGTAGTTGCCCGCCAGATCTTCTTTTAGCGAGGTAGAACCTTTCCAGATGGTCAGGTTACTTGGCGCGAGATCCGCCGAACCACCGAGCAGTTCCGGCAGCATCGGGCCGTAAATATTTAGGGTGTTTTGTGATGCTTTACGGGTGGCGATTTTTGCCGGATTGGCCTGTAGGTCGGCAATATATTTCTGCGTAGTTTCATTCCAGGAGTCAGGCAGACCGCCGCTCATGCGACGCGTAAACTCGGCCGCCAGGTCCGGCCAGGATTTTTGGTATGCGGCAAACTTCTCTTGCCAGTTTTTCTGCGCCTTTTCGCCTTTTTCGCGGGCGTCCCAGGCGCGGTAAATTTCTTTGGGGATTTCAAAAGCGGGATGGTGCCAACCTAGTTTCTGCCGCGCCAGCGCCACTTCCTGTTCGCCCAGCGCCGCGCCGTGGGCCTCTTCTTTGCCAGCTTTATTTGGCGAACCAAAGCCAATCACCGTCCGGCAGATAATCAGCGACGGTTTATCTTTCACGCTCTGGGCTTCCAGAATAGCTTTTTTCACCGCTTCCGGATCGTGGCCGTCGATTTCATGCACCACATGCCAGTGGTAGGCTTCGAAGCGTTTTGCCGTGTCATCGGTAAACCAGCCTTTAACTTCGCCATCAATGGAGATGCCGTTGTGATCGTAGAAGCCGATCAGCTTGCCTAATCCCAGCGTGCCTGCCAGCGAGCACACCTCGTGGGAGATCCCCTCCATCAGGCAACCATCTCCCATAAAAACATAAGTGAAGTGATCGACAATCTCGTGCCCCGGCTGATTAAACTGCGCGGCCAGCGTGCGTTCGGCGATCGCCAGACCAACGGCATTCGCCAGCCCCTGACCCAGCGGCCCGGTGGTGGTTTCAACGCCTGGGGTATAGCCAATTTCCGGATGGCCTGGGGTTTTTGAGTGCAGTTGACGGAAGTTTTTCAACTCCGCAATGGGTAAGTCATAGCCCGTCAGATGCAACAGGCTGTAAAGCAGCATCGAAGCATGACCGTTAGACAAAATAAAGCGGTCACGGTCGTACCACTGCGGGTTTTCGGGGTTGTGCTTGAGAAAATCATTCCACAGCACCTCGGCAATATCCGCCATACCCATTGGGGCGCCGGGATGGCCGGAATTGGCTTTCTGAACAGCATCCATACTCAGGGCGCGAATCGCGTTGGCAAGTTCTCTTCGGGACATAATGTGCTCCTGAAACAATACGTTGCGTGAGTTTTTATTGGCTTAGGATAGAGAGGTTGATGAAGTGCATAACTAAAAAGCATAGCAGACGGGACTATCATTGCTTCCGAAACTAAGTTACATAAACATTATAAATCGATAACAAATATAACTTTGTTTTGGCGAGAGTTTGGCGGTGTTCAAAGTTTACGAAGCCGTCAGGCGAGATACTAGGTGGCCCTTTAGGGTGAACATCCGATACGCCATTACGCTTCACCCCTACGATCGATATGTGAAAGGAAAGATAAAATGGATGAGCAGTTAAAACAAAGCGCCCTCGACTTCCATGAATTCCCTGTTCCCGGAAAAATCCAGGTTTCCCCGACTAAACCGCTCGCGACTCAGCGTGACCTGGCTCTGGCCTACTCGCCGGGCGTTGCCGCCCCGTGTCTGGAAATCGAAAAAGATCCGCTGGCGGCCTACAAATATACCGCGCGTGGCAACCTTGTTGCGGTGGTCTCTAACGGCACGGCGGTTCTGGGTCTTGGCAATATCGGTGCACTGGCCGGTAAGCCGGTGATGGAAGGCAAGGGCGTTCTGTTTAAAAAATTCGCCGGTATCGATGTTTTCGATATT
This Klebsiella sp. RHBSTW-00484 DNA region includes the following protein-coding sequences:
- the tkt gene encoding transketolase, coding for MSRRELANAIRALSMDAVQKANSGHPGAPMGMADIAEVLWNDFLKHNPENPQWYDRDRFILSNGHASMLLYSLLHLTGYDLPIAELKNFRQLHSKTPGHPEIGYTPGVETTTGPLGQGLANAVGLAIAERTLAAQFNQPGHEIVDHFTYVFMGDGCLMEGISHEVCSLAGTLGLGKLIGFYDHNGISIDGEVKGWFTDDTAKRFEAYHWHVVHEIDGHDPEAVKKAILEAQSVKDKPSLIICRTVIGFGSPNKAGKEEAHGAALGEQEVALARQKLGWHHPAFEIPKEIYRAWDAREKGEKAQKNWQEKFAAYQKSWPDLAAEFTRRMSGGLPDSWNETTQKYIADLQANPAKIATRKASQNTLNIYGPMLPELLGGSADLAPSNLTIWKGSTSLKEDLAGNYIHYGVREFGMTAIANGIAHHGGFVPYTATFLMFVEYARNAARMAALMKARQIMVYTHDSIGLGEDGPTHQAVEQLASLRLTPNFSTWRPCDQVEAAVAWKLAVERHNGPTALILSRQNLTQMARTPEQVQNIARGGYILKDAGGKPDLILIATGSEVEITVLAAEKLLANGVNVRVVSLPSTDVFDTQDEAYRESVLPSGVEARVAVEAGIADYWYKYVGLKGKVVGMTGFGESAPADDLFPFFGFTVDHIVSVADELQNGFHR
- a CDS encoding DUF1176 domain-containing protein, which gives rise to MLYRVILFLLFGLLPTSSAWAAPAQQLFSDWMVTCNNQNFCVARNVGLHHGLVMTLTRSAGAATNASLRIELGGVGNPVATLAPIAPRLLLDGQSLTLGDEHWQIADKLLKTDDSATINAFLQQVQEAQAITLENGLQKISLQGLKAALLFIDNRQKRVGSETAWIGKGEEPPLSVPPAPALRTVAKVDMTQSPLSRDELNDLMDYGNERMNNSACSLDPFRREVRVAALTDDKVLLMTSCEAGAYNTIWLAWLVSRQRPFIARPLRLTLPFQPPGDAPRAIELVNASYDDRHQELVTLDKGRAPGDCGTQTRWRYDGQRFSLVRYARQPQCDNWQGPDAWPTLWVTRSVAQPPR